A single Klebsiella variicola DNA region contains:
- the galM gene encoding galactose-1-epimerase codes for MVTQTTALAPDGQPWQQVTLRNKAGMTVTVADWGATLLSAEVPLADGSLRHPLLGCAKLEDYARQAAFLGASVGRYANRIGNSRFPLDGQLVNVTPSNDAGHQLHGGPEGFDKRRWRIVRADEQEVLFALTSPDGDQGFPGTLQATAHYRLTDDNRIAITYRATVDQPCPVNMTNHVYFNLDGDQGDVRQHQLQILAQRYLPVESDGIPGGELKDVANTSFDFRQPKTIAADFLADADQQKVKGYDHAFLLDAKGDASQPAAQVWSQDGKLQMTVYTSAPALQFYSGNYLGGTPSQTTEPYADWQGLALESEFLPDSPNHPEWPQPDCVLRPGQEYVSLTEYQFIAC; via the coding sequence ATGGTAACGCAAACCACCGCGCTGGCGCCGGACGGCCAGCCCTGGCAGCAGGTGACCCTGCGCAATAAGGCGGGGATGACCGTTACCGTGGCGGATTGGGGCGCGACGCTGCTCAGCGCCGAGGTGCCGCTGGCTGATGGCAGCCTGCGTCATCCGCTGCTGGGCTGTGCGAAGCTGGAGGACTATGCCCGCCAGGCCGCGTTTCTTGGCGCCTCGGTAGGCCGCTACGCCAACCGTATCGGCAATAGCCGCTTCCCGCTTGACGGCCAGCTCGTCAACGTCACGCCGTCAAACGACGCGGGCCACCAGCTCCACGGCGGCCCGGAAGGGTTTGATAAGCGCCGCTGGCGCATTGTCCGCGCCGACGAGCAGGAAGTGCTGTTCGCTCTGACCTCGCCCGATGGCGATCAAGGCTTCCCCGGCACTCTGCAGGCCACCGCGCACTATCGTCTGACCGACGATAACCGCATCGCGATTACCTATCGCGCCACCGTGGACCAACCCTGCCCGGTGAACATGACCAATCACGTCTATTTCAACCTCGACGGTGACCAGGGCGACGTGCGCCAGCACCAGTTGCAGATCCTCGCCCAGAGGTATCTGCCGGTGGAAAGCGACGGTATCCCGGGTGGTGAACTCAAAGATGTTGCTAACACCAGCTTTGATTTCCGCCAGCCGAAAACCATCGCCGCCGACTTCCTCGCCGACGCCGATCAGCAAAAGGTGAAGGGATACGATCATGCCTTCCTGCTGGATGCCAAAGGCGACGCCAGCCAGCCTGCGGCGCAGGTCTGGTCGCAGGACGGCAAGCTGCAGATGACGGTCTATACCTCCGCTCCGGCGCTGCAGTTTTACTCCGGCAACTATCTCGGCGGCACCCCGTCGCAGACGACGGAGCCCTACGCCGACTGGCAGGGGCTGGCGCTGGAGAGCGAATTCCTGCCGGATTCGCCGAATCATCCGGAATGGCCGCAGCCGGACTGTGTGTTACGTCCGGGCCAGGAGTACGTCAGCCTGACGGAATATCAGTTTATCGCCTGTTAA
- the gpmA gene encoding 2,3-diphosphoglycerate-dependent phosphoglycerate mutase, giving the protein MAVTKLVLVRHGESQWNNENRFTGWYDVDLSEKGVSEAKAAGKLLKAEGFSFDFAYTSVLKRAIHTLWNVLDELDQAWLPVEKSWKLNERHYGALQGLNKAETAEKYGDEQVKQWRRGFAVTPPELTKDDERYPGHDPRYAKLTDAELPTTESLALTIDRVVPYWNETILPRLKSGERVIIAAHGNSLRALVKYLDNMGEDEILELNIPTGVPLVYEFDENFKPIKHYYLGNAEEIAAKAAAVANQGKAK; this is encoded by the coding sequence ATGGCTGTAACTAAGCTGGTACTGGTTCGTCATGGCGAAAGCCAGTGGAACAACGAAAACCGCTTCACCGGTTGGTACGACGTTGATCTGTCCGAGAAAGGCGTTAGCGAAGCGAAAGCGGCAGGTAAACTGCTGAAGGCTGAAGGCTTCAGCTTTGATTTTGCTTATACCTCCGTGCTGAAACGTGCCATCCACACCCTGTGGAACGTGCTGGACGAACTGGATCAGGCCTGGCTGCCGGTTGAGAAATCCTGGAAGCTGAACGAGCGTCATTACGGCGCGCTGCAGGGCCTGAACAAAGCGGAAACCGCTGAGAAATACGGTGACGAGCAGGTTAAACAGTGGCGTCGCGGCTTCGCTGTCACTCCGCCGGAGCTGACCAAAGACGACGAGCGCTACCCGGGCCACGATCCGCGCTATGCAAAACTGACCGACGCCGAACTGCCGACCACTGAAAGCCTGGCGCTGACCATCGACCGCGTCGTGCCTTACTGGAACGAAACCATTCTGCCGCGCCTGAAAAGCGGTGAGCGCGTGATCATCGCCGCTCACGGTAACTCCCTGCGCGCGCTGGTGAAATACCTCGACAACATGGGCGAAGACGAGATCCTCGAACTGAACATCCCGACCGGCGTACCGCTGGTGTATGAGTTCGATGAAAACTTCAAGCCGATCAAACATTACTATCTGGGCAATGCGGAAGAGATCGCGGCGAAAGCGGCTGCCGTCGCCAACCAGGGTAAAGCGAAGTAA
- the aroG gene encoding 3-deoxy-7-phosphoheptulonate synthase AroG, whose protein sequence is MNYQNDDLRIKEINELLPPVALLEKFPATENAANTVAHARKAIHQILKGDDDRLLVVIGPCSIHDPAAAKEYASRLLPLREALKGELEIVMRVYFEKPRTTVGWKGLINDPHMDNSFRINDGLRIARKLLLDINDSGLPAAGEFLDMITPQYVADLMSWGAIGARTTESQVHRELASGLSCPVGFKNGTDGTIKVAIDAINAAGAPHCFLSVTKWGHSAIVNTSGNGDCHIILRGGKEPNYSAKHVADVKIGLAKAGLPAQVMIDFSHANSSKQFKKQMEVGADVCQQIAGGERAIMGVMIESHLVEGNQSLESGEQLTYGKSVTDACIGWEDTETILRQLAEAVKTRRG, encoded by the coding sequence ATGAATTATCAGAACGACGATTTACGCATTAAAGAGATCAACGAATTATTACCTCCCGTTGCGCTCCTGGAAAAATTCCCTGCTACCGAAAATGCTGCAAATACCGTTGCGCATGCTCGCAAAGCGATCCATCAGATCCTCAAGGGCGACGATGATCGTCTGCTGGTAGTGATTGGGCCCTGTTCGATTCACGATCCGGCAGCGGCGAAAGAGTACGCTTCCCGTCTGCTGCCCCTGCGCGAGGCATTGAAGGGCGAGCTCGAGATCGTCATGCGGGTCTATTTTGAAAAACCGCGCACCACCGTCGGCTGGAAAGGGCTTATCAACGATCCCCATATGGATAACAGCTTCCGCATCAACGACGGGTTGCGCATCGCGCGCAAACTGCTGCTGGACATTAACGACAGCGGCCTGCCGGCGGCGGGGGAATTCCTCGATATGATCACCCCGCAGTATGTCGCCGATCTGATGAGCTGGGGCGCCATTGGGGCGCGTACCACCGAATCCCAGGTTCACCGTGAACTTGCCTCCGGACTCTCCTGCCCGGTGGGCTTTAAGAATGGTACCGATGGCACCATCAAGGTGGCTATCGACGCGATTAACGCCGCTGGCGCACCGCACTGTTTCCTGTCGGTCACTAAGTGGGGCCACTCCGCTATCGTGAATACCAGCGGTAACGGCGACTGCCATATTATTCTGCGCGGCGGCAAAGAGCCGAACTACAGCGCGAAGCACGTGGCGGATGTGAAGATCGGCCTGGCGAAAGCGGGCCTGCCGGCTCAGGTGATGATCGACTTCAGCCATGCCAACTCCAGCAAGCAGTTCAAGAAGCAGATGGAAGTGGGCGCGGACGTATGCCAGCAGATTGCCGGCGGTGAGCGGGCGATCATGGGCGTGATGATTGAAAGCCATCTGGTGGAAGGCAACCAGAGCCTCGAGAGCGGTGAACAGCTGACCTACGGCAAGAGCGTCACCGACGCCTGCATCGGCTGGGAGGATACCGAAACGATCCTGCGTCAGCTGGCGGAAGCGGTGAAAACCCGCCGCGGCTAA
- a CDS encoding YbgS-like family protein, with product MNMKKLTTLLLTATLGLASGAALAADTGAQSNNGQANSSADAGQVAPDARENVAPNNVDNNQINSGSGGTMLHPDGSTMSQDNMSSDEVHKNSMCKDGRCPDTGKKLDNGGSMNHDNSKTDGTTQ from the coding sequence ATGAATATGAAAAAACTGACGACCCTTTTACTCACCGCCACCTTAGGTCTTGCCAGCGGCGCGGCCCTGGCGGCAGACACCGGCGCCCAGTCCAATAATGGCCAGGCCAACTCTTCCGCGGATGCCGGTCAGGTGGCGCCGGATGCCCGTGAGAACGTGGCGCCAAACAATGTGGACAATAACCAGATTAATTCTGGCTCTGGCGGCACCATGCTCCATCCTGATGGCTCGACGATGAGCCAGGACAATATGTCGAGCGATGAAGTGCATAAAAACTCGATGTGTAAAGACGGCCGCTGTCCGGACACCGGTAAGAAACTGGACAATGGCGGCAGCATGAACCACGATAACAGCAAAACCGACGGTACCACCCAGTAA
- the zitB gene encoding CDF family zinc transporter ZitB, with protein MAHPHSHSPAQAPDSSNARRLRWAFIVTAGFMLIEAVGGAISGSLALLADAGHMLTDSAALLFALLAVRFASRPPNTRHTFGWLRLTTLAAFLNAIALVVITILIVWEAIQRFQHPQPVAGVTMMVIAVAGLLANVLAFWILHRGSEEQNLNVRAAALHVLGDLLGSVGAIVAAVVILTTGWTPVDPILSVLVSCLVLRSAWRLLKESLNELLEGAPRSLDVAALQRDIRRSIPEVRDVHHVHVWLVGEKPVMTLHVQVVPPHDHDALLNRILHFLEHKYEIEHATVQMEYQPCSGPECHLNTMHAGHDHHHHH; from the coding sequence ATGGCCCACCCGCATTCGCACTCCCCTGCCCAGGCTCCGGACAGCAGTAACGCTCGCCGGCTGCGATGGGCGTTTATCGTCACCGCCGGTTTTATGTTGATTGAAGCCGTCGGCGGCGCGATCTCCGGCTCACTGGCCCTGCTGGCAGATGCCGGCCATATGCTCACCGACTCTGCCGCCCTGCTGTTTGCGCTGCTGGCGGTTCGCTTCGCCAGTCGCCCACCGAATACCCGCCATACCTTTGGCTGGTTGCGTTTGACCACCCTCGCGGCGTTTCTCAATGCCATTGCCCTGGTGGTGATTACCATTTTGATTGTCTGGGAGGCGATTCAGCGCTTCCAGCATCCGCAGCCGGTGGCCGGCGTGACGATGATGGTGATTGCGGTCGCCGGCCTGCTGGCTAACGTGCTGGCCTTCTGGATCCTGCATCGGGGGAGTGAAGAGCAGAATCTCAACGTGCGCGCTGCGGCGCTACACGTGCTGGGCGACCTGCTGGGCTCGGTCGGCGCAATCGTGGCGGCCGTGGTGATCCTCACCACAGGCTGGACGCCTGTCGACCCGATTCTTTCCGTGCTGGTTTCCTGCCTGGTATTACGTAGCGCCTGGCGATTACTGAAGGAGAGTCTGAATGAACTGCTGGAAGGCGCGCCGCGTTCGCTGGATGTGGCGGCCCTGCAGCGGGATATCCGTCGCTCTATCCCGGAGGTACGCGATGTTCACCACGTCCACGTCTGGCTGGTGGGGGAAAAACCGGTGATGACGCTCCATGTTCAGGTGGTCCCGCCGCACGATCATGATGCGTTACTCAACCGTATCCTGCATTTCCTGGAACATAAATATGAAATTGAGCATGCCACGGTGCAGATGGAGTACCAGCCCTGCAGCGGCCCGGAGTGCCATCTCAACACGATGCACGCCGGGCACGATCATCACCACCACCATTAG